The following are encoded in a window of Streptomyces sp. SAT1 genomic DNA:
- the thiE gene encoding thiamine phosphate synthase, which produces MPDTAAAAARARLADARLYLCTDARKDRGDLPEFLDAVLAGGVDIVQLRDKGMEAGEELEHLEVFADACARHGRLLAVNDRADVAHAARADVLHLGQGDLPVPAARAVLGGDILIGRSTHAESEAAAAAVQDGVDYFCTGPCWPTPTKPGRHAPGLDLVRYTASLGTDRPWFAIGGIDLGNLDQVLEAGARRVVVVRAITEAADPGAAAAEFAKRLRETV; this is translated from the coding sequence ATGCCCGACACCGCCGCAGCCGCCGCCCGCGCCCGTCTGGCCGACGCGCGCCTGTATCTGTGCACGGACGCCCGCAAGGACCGGGGCGACCTGCCCGAGTTCCTGGACGCGGTCCTCGCGGGCGGGGTCGACATCGTGCAGCTGCGCGACAAGGGCATGGAGGCCGGGGAGGAGCTGGAGCACCTGGAGGTGTTCGCCGACGCCTGCGCCCGCCACGGCAGACTGCTCGCGGTCAACGACCGCGCGGACGTCGCCCACGCGGCCCGCGCCGACGTGCTGCATCTGGGCCAGGGCGACCTGCCGGTCCCGGCGGCCCGCGCCGTCCTCGGCGGCGACATCCTGATCGGCCGCTCCACCCACGCCGAGTCCGAGGCCGCCGCTGCCGCCGTCCAGGACGGCGTGGACTACTTCTGCACCGGCCCCTGCTGGCCCACCCCGACCAAGCCCGGCCGCCACGCGCCCGGCCTCGACCTGGTCCGGTACACCGCCTCCCTGGGCACCGACCGCCCCTGGTTCGCCATCGGCGGTATCGACCTGGGCAATCTGGACCAGGTGCTGGAGGCGGGCGCCCGGCGGGTCGTCGTGGTCCGGGCGATCACCGAGGCCGCTGATCCCGGCGCCGCGGCGGCGGAGTTCGCGAAGCGGCTGCGCGAGACGGTCTGA
- a CDS encoding Rv2175c family DNA-binding protein has product MTEIDAKTDGLVPAWLTLPDIAEMLGVEVTRVRQLVKEGQLIAVRRGENRALHVPAAFIDGDKVVKGLTGTLTLLRDDGFTAEEMIEWLFTPDPSLPGTPAQALSENRGTEVKRRAQALAV; this is encoded by the coding sequence GTGACCGAGATTGACGCGAAGACCGATGGGCTCGTCCCCGCCTGGCTCACCCTCCCCGACATCGCCGAGATGCTCGGCGTCGAGGTGACGCGTGTGCGGCAGCTGGTGAAGGAGGGCCAGCTCATCGCCGTACGCCGGGGTGAGAACCGCGCGCTGCACGTCCCCGCCGCCTTCATCGACGGGGACAAGGTCGTCAAGGGCCTGACCGGGACCCTGACCCTGCTGCGGGACGACGGCTTCACGGCCGAAGAGATGATCGAGTGGCTCTTCACCCCCGACCCCAGCCTGCCCGGCACCCCCGCGCAGGCCCTCAGTGAGAACCGCGGCACGGAGGTGAAGCGCCGCGCCCAGGCGCTGGCCGTCTGA
- a CDS encoding NAD(P)/FAD-dependent oxidoreductase, which produces MSEQTPEPGQAQAREQEHGRARQGAPQPRRVVVVGAGMAGVQTAVALREQGFTGTVTLIGAEPHQPYDRPPLSKAVLLGKAEGSAFDVDFEALGVELRLGCEALAVHTDAHVLDTSAGPVPYDVLVLATGAEPVRLPGTEDVAGVHLLRTLDDAERLRPVLAGQHDVVVVGAGWIGAEFATAAREAGCAVTVVEAAGRPLAGVLPAEVAAPMTAWYADSGAVLRTHARVAAVEPGAVVLDDGERLPAGAVVVGIGARPATAWLAGSGIALGEWGEVLADDHLRTSAPDVYAVGDCASFPSRRYGERLLVHHWDNALQGPRTVAADVIGLTPAAYDPVPYFWSEQFGRFVQYAGHHTAADAMVWRGEPSGPAWTVCWLRQGRLVALLAVGRPRDLAQGRRLIEGGAPMDPELLADPARPLKTAVG; this is translated from the coding sequence GTGAGCGAGCAGACACCGGAACCGGGACAGGCGCAGGCGCGGGAGCAGGAGCACGGGCGGGCCCGGCAGGGCGCGCCGCAGCCGCGGCGCGTGGTCGTCGTCGGCGCGGGCATGGCCGGCGTGCAGACCGCGGTCGCCCTGCGCGAACAGGGCTTCACCGGCACGGTCACCCTGATCGGCGCCGAACCCCACCAGCCCTACGACCGGCCGCCGCTGTCCAAGGCCGTCCTGCTCGGCAAGGCGGAGGGCTCCGCCTTCGACGTCGACTTCGAGGCCCTCGGCGTCGAGCTGCGCCTGGGCTGCGAGGCCCTGGCCGTACACACCGACGCCCATGTGCTCGACACCTCCGCGGGGCCCGTCCCGTACGACGTGCTCGTCCTGGCCACCGGCGCCGAACCGGTGCGGCTGCCCGGCACCGAGGACGTTGCCGGTGTGCACCTGTTGCGCACCCTGGACGACGCCGAACGGCTGCGCCCGGTCCTCGCCGGACAGCACGACGTCGTGGTGGTCGGCGCGGGCTGGATCGGCGCCGAGTTCGCCACCGCCGCGCGCGAGGCGGGCTGCGCCGTGACGGTCGTGGAGGCCGCCGGCCGGCCGCTGGCGGGCGTCCTGCCCGCCGAGGTGGCCGCGCCCATGACCGCCTGGTACGCCGACAGCGGCGCCGTGCTGCGCACCCACGCGCGCGTGGCGGCCGTCGAGCCCGGAGCGGTCGTCCTCGACGACGGCGAGCGGCTGCCCGCCGGTGCCGTGGTCGTCGGCATCGGCGCCCGCCCCGCCACCGCCTGGCTGGCCGGTTCCGGCATCGCCCTGGGCGAGTGGGGCGAGGTGCTCGCCGACGACCATCTGCGCACCAGCGCCCCGGACGTGTACGCGGTCGGCGACTGCGCCTCCTTCCCCTCGCGCCGCTACGGCGAACGCCTGCTGGTCCACCACTGGGACAACGCGCTCCAGGGGCCGCGCACCGTCGCCGCCGACGTGATCGGCCTGACCCCCGCGGCCTACGACCCGGTGCCGTACTTCTGGTCCGAGCAGTTCGGCCGGTTCGTGCAGTACGCCGGGCACCACACCGCGGCCGACGCCATGGTCTGGCGCGGCGAGCCGTCCGGTCCGGCGTGGACGGTCTGCTGGCTGCGCCAGGGGCGGCTGGTCGCCCTGTTGGCGGTCGGCCGGCCGCGGGATCTCGCCCAGGGCAGACGGCTGATCGAGGGGGGCGCGCCGATGGACCCCGAGCTGCTGGCGGACCCGGCGCGGCCGCTGAAGACGGCCGTCGGCTAG